From the Roseibium salinum genome, one window contains:
- a CDS encoding glycosyl hydrolase: MYASHGFLRSDIGDVDVVYHDGLFHLFHLVLPNHDFIAHAVSTDGMTWRRVKNALFVGEPGEWDDDMLWTMHVTPDPDRPGEWRMFYTGLARSEFGRVQRVGLARSKDLYRWERCNGGAYPLEITSPLYESSTDEGRHWVSFRDPFFYVDPQSGERLLLCSARVKDGPVIRRGCVGVARETSPDCFSFEAPLHRPGLYDDVEVPNLLQLDGRYYLLGSIREDTKIHYWYSNTLEGPYENFFDNVILPTGNYAGRICRSEERVLLFNFFSKTEVLYGREVVKKLLPPPKELVTDQAGRLKLKSNRGFDKLVTHSESITASHQCKFLYGNPHGSSVDRPDGLHLSCKSGYEAFILPGRHEDFRLRARLMLEGSGKAGLVLRVNEEGDGYYLALDLINGIAQIRAWGANPTPEFEYAFRYEPLQEAHFRGNHQGPWQIELIAHGMYIEFSIDGYVILSLVDDIFAEGGVGFYTESAAVCLNDLEIETLRRPVTEDTADQVYTTTYVAPEEELEAR, translated from the coding sequence ATGTATGCATCCCACGGATTCCTAAGATCTGACATCGGCGACGTCGATGTCGTCTATCACGACGGACTGTTTCATCTCTTTCACTTGGTCCTTCCCAATCACGATTTCATAGCGCACGCCGTCAGCACCGACGGCATGACCTGGCGCAGGGTCAAGAACGCGCTTTTCGTGGGGGAGCCGGGCGAGTGGGACGATGACATGCTCTGGACCATGCATGTCACTCCCGATCCGGACCGGCCGGGCGAGTGGCGCATGTTCTATACCGGACTTGCGCGCTCGGAATTCGGCCGGGTTCAAAGGGTCGGGCTGGCGCGCTCCAAGGACCTTTACCGGTGGGAGCGCTGCAACGGCGGCGCCTATCCGCTGGAAATCACATCACCCCTTTATGAAAGCTCCACGGACGAGGGCCGGCACTGGGTCAGCTTCCGGGATCCGTTCTTCTACGTCGACCCGCAGAGCGGCGAACGGCTGTTGCTGTGCTCCGCGCGCGTCAAGGACGGGCCGGTCATCCGGCGCGGCTGCGTCGGTGTGGCGCGGGAAACAAGTCCGGACTGTTTCAGTTTCGAGGCGCCGCTGCACCGGCCGGGGCTCTACGACGATGTCGAGGTGCCGAACCTCCTTCAACTCGACGGGCGCTACTATCTGCTGGGGTCCATTCGCGAGGATACCAAGATCCATTACTGGTATTCGAATACGCTGGAGGGCCCTTACGAGAATTTCTTCGACAACGTGATCCTGCCGACGGGCAACTATGCAGGCCGGATCTGCAGGAGCGAAGAGCGGGTGCTTCTGTTCAACTTCTTTTCCAAGACGGAAGTCCTTTACGGGCGCGAAGTGGTCAAGAAACTTCTGCCGCCGCCCAAGGAGCTTGTCACGGACCAGGCCGGCCGGCTGAAGCTGAAGTCCAACCGGGGTTTCGACAAACTGGTCACGCACAGCGAAAGCATCACCGCCTCTCACCAGTGCAAGTTTCTGTACGGCAATCCCCATGGGTCCTCGGTAGACCGGCCGGACGGCCTGCACCTGTCGTGCAAGAGCGGCTATGAGGCTTTCATCCTGCCGGGCCGGCACGAGGACTTCCGGCTGAGGGCACGTTTGATGCTGGAAGGTTCGGGAAAGGCCGGACTGGTGCTGCGCGTCAATGAGGAGGGGGATGGCTACTATCTTGCCCTCGACCTGATCAACGGCATCGCGCAGATACGCGCCTGGGGAGCCAATCCCACTCCCGAATTCGAATACGCCTTCCGCTACGAACCGTTGCAGGAAGCGCATTTCCGCGGGAACCACCAGGGACCGTGGCAGATCGAACTGATCGCCCACGGCATGTATATCGAGTTCTCCATCGACGGCTATGTCATCCTCAGCCTGGTCGACGACATCTTTGCCGAAGGAGGCGTCGGCTTCTACACGGAAAGCGCGGCGGTCTGCCTCAATGATCTTGAAATCGAAACGCTGAGACGACCGGTAACAGAGGATACCGCGGACCAGGTCTACACCACCACCTATGTCGCGCCGGAAGAGGAGCTGGAGGCACGGTGA
- a CDS encoding DUF1194 domain-containing protein codes for MIRLLAALLAVAFSLPAAPGHACSLSLVLAMDGSASVDAREHSIQLNGLADALQDPEVVQAIEAVGGIWVTSFEWSGRYQQLLQLEWQYLSDAASAERAASVLRRSPRGFSEFPTALGYALGHAAVEMKKAPRACARKVIDVAGDGVNNDGFGPDSAYRAFDFEGVTVNGLAIAGADPALIDYYRNNVIKGPGAFLEIAASYKDYASAMKRKLVREIFGSGYAALAPAP; via the coding sequence GTGATACGGTTGCTGGCCGCTTTGCTGGCCGTCGCCTTCAGCCTGCCGGCCGCACCGGGCCATGCGTGTTCCCTCTCGCTGGTCCTTGCCATGGACGGGTCGGCAAGCGTCGACGCGCGCGAGCACAGCATTCAGCTCAATGGTCTGGCAGATGCATTGCAGGACCCGGAGGTCGTCCAGGCAATCGAGGCCGTCGGCGGGATCTGGGTCACCAGCTTCGAGTGGAGCGGCCGCTACCAGCAACTGCTGCAACTGGAGTGGCAGTACCTGTCGGACGCCGCAAGCGCAGAACGGGCCGCGTCTGTCCTGCGCCGCTCGCCGAGAGGCTTCAGCGAATTTCCGACCGCCCTCGGTTATGCGCTCGGCCACGCTGCCGTCGAGATGAAAAAAGCCCCGCGAGCTTGCGCGCGCAAAGTCATCGACGTTGCCGGCGACGGCGTCAATAATGACGGCTTTGGACCGGACAGCGCCTATCGCGCATTCGATTTCGAAGGCGTGACGGTCAACGGGCTGGCCATTGCCGGCGCGGACCCGGCACTGATCGACTACTACAGGAACAATGTCATCAAGGGACCGGGCGCCTTCCTGGAGATTGCAGCCTCCTACAAGGATTATGCCAGCGCAATGAAGCGAAAGCTGGTGCGCGAGATCTTCGGCAGCGGCTATGCCGCCCTGGCACCGGCGCCGTAG
- a CDS encoding YdcH family protein: MSHVPHELHEEFPGSADALHALKTGDAHFARLAEEYHTVNREVHRIETNVAPSSDEALEELKKKRLHLKDQIAALLAAAENTGS, encoded by the coding sequence ATGAGCCACGTTCCACATGAACTGCATGAAGAATTTCCCGGTTCTGCAGATGCACTGCACGCGCTGAAGACCGGCGACGCGCATTTTGCACGGCTGGCGGAAGAGTATCACACGGTCAACCGTGAGGTGCACCGCATTGAAACCAACGTAGCTCCTTCTTCGGACGAAGCTCTTGAAGAGCTGAAAAAGAAACGCCTTCACCTCAAAGACCAGATCGCTGCCCTCCTGGCAGCTGCGGAAAACACCGGGTCCTGA
- a CDS encoding VOC family protein, whose product MTFTPDHFSVWIEIPVTDLDRAVSFYNDVFTTELTRVSDSGPNEFAMFPVKNGGCAGHIYPGTPPARGTGPTVHLACPDTLEGTMERFAKAGGDVISDPIAIPGGRFAYGIDPDGNSIGMFASQ is encoded by the coding sequence ATGACCTTCACTCCCGACCATTTCAGCGTCTGGATCGAGATACCCGTGACCGACCTGGACAGGGCAGTCAGCTTCTACAATGACGTTTTCACCACGGAGCTCACACGTGTCTCGGACAGCGGCCCAAATGAATTTGCGATGTTTCCGGTCAAGAACGGTGGCTGCGCGGGGCATATTTACCCCGGAACTCCGCCGGCAAGGGGGACCGGGCCCACTGTCCATCTTGCCTGCCCGGACACCCTGGAGGGCACCATGGAGCGGTTCGCGAAGGCGGGTGGAGACGTTATTTCCGACCCGATCGCCATCCCGGGAGGGCGATTCGCCTACGGGATCGACCCCGACGGCAACTCCATCGGAATGTTCGCGTCCCAATAG
- a CDS encoding helix-turn-helix transcriptional regulator, translating to MRRADRLFQIVQHLRGGRLVRARQLSEWLEVSERTVYRDVADLQASGVPIEGAAGVGYIMRDGYDLPPLMFTRDETVALLAGARLIRAWGGAAMARAAEEAMIKIDAVLPDKMRVRQNDVEIHAFAPGMTEQVRAHIDFLEAAADSRKRLSIAYCDLKGDASNRVIRPLGLWFWGKVWTLVAWCELRDDFRMFRVDRISEIREVGDRFSNEAGKTLKDFYRAMEDENCGHPRG from the coding sequence ATGAGACGCGCCGACCGCCTTTTCCAGATCGTGCAGCATCTGCGCGGCGGCCGGCTAGTTCGTGCCCGCCAGCTGTCCGAGTGGCTGGAGGTGTCGGAACGGACCGTCTACCGTGATGTTGCCGACCTGCAGGCCTCGGGCGTTCCCATCGAGGGGGCGGCCGGGGTCGGCTACATCATGCGCGACGGCTACGACCTGCCGCCCCTCATGTTCACCCGCGACGAAACCGTCGCCCTTTTGGCCGGCGCACGCCTGATCCGCGCCTGGGGCGGCGCAGCGATGGCCCGGGCCGCCGAAGAGGCGATGATCAAGATTGACGCGGTTTTGCCCGACAAGATGCGCGTCCGGCAAAACGACGTGGAAATCCACGCTTTTGCGCCGGGGATGACCGAGCAGGTCAGAGCCCATATCGACTTTCTGGAAGCGGCCGCCGATAGCCGCAAACGCCTTTCCATCGCCTATTGCGACCTCAAGGGCGATGCATCGAACCGGGTGATCCGGCCATTGGGGCTGTGGTTTTGGGGCAAGGTCTGGACGCTTGTGGCCTGGTGCGAACTCCGGGACGACTTCCGTATGTTCCGCGTCGACCGGATCTCGGAAATCCGGGAAGTGGGCGACAGGTTCAGCAACGAGGCGGGAAAGACGCTGAAGGATTTCTATCGCGCCATGGAGGACGAGAACTGCGGCCATCCGCGGGGCTGA